One candidate division WOR-3 bacterium genomic window carries:
- a CDS encoding sugar transferase — MARRTELIITLSGDIIILLTIFFVSWQSSEINQTAFGQHALIANFGLLLFWLFLFQSFELYRPREEIQIMNGLFSLFKAIFLGMTLLLSFAYLMNVDFFKARGFLPAYAIGFSSLVLWRFLLWGLIGEYIKKIPSRVIVFKNGEDIADCPYPNFTMVKEVKFTELDAETPRRIFKENKIDGIVIESNGQTQEEVLKVISQFAESNYSIFVSPKLYPLIYQHFLVKKVPDSNLLQVIFHPLSAWDRFLKRLTDLVLASILLLVLFPFLAVIALLIKIDSPGPVFYVQKRVGFRGKKFSLIKFRSMIKDAEKYTGPVWAEKNDKRITRMGRIMRPFRLDELPQLFNVLKGDMSFVGPRPERPHFVSKFVDEIPFYSLRHTVHPGITGWAQVKYCYDRTIEDVKKKLAYDLEYINNISMKMDLKIFLKTIFIILKRQGAH, encoded by the coding sequence ATGGCAAGAAGAACTGAGTTAATTATTACCCTTAGTGGTGATATTATTATTTTATTGACCATCTTTTTCGTGAGCTGGCAATCTTCCGAGATCAATCAAACTGCTTTCGGTCAGCACGCCCTTATTGCCAACTTTGGTCTGCTCCTCTTCTGGCTATTCCTTTTTCAGTCTTTTGAACTCTATAGACCGAGGGAAGAGATTCAGATTATGAACGGGCTTTTCAGCCTCTTTAAGGCAATCTTTCTTGGTATGACCCTGCTGCTCTCTTTTGCCTATCTGATGAATGTCGATTTCTTTAAAGCCAGGGGTTTCCTTCCAGCTTATGCGATTGGCTTTTCTTCTTTAGTTCTCTGGCGTTTTCTGTTGTGGGGTTTAATTGGAGAATATATAAAAAAGATTCCGAGCCGGGTGATTGTTTTTAAAAACGGCGAAGATATTGCGGATTGCCCCTATCCCAATTTCACCATGGTGAAAGAGGTGAAATTCACTGAGTTGGATGCGGAGACCCCACGGCGCATTTTTAAAGAGAATAAGATTGATGGCATCGTGATTGAAAGCAACGGACAGACCCAGGAGGAAGTATTGAAGGTTATCTCCCAGTTTGCCGAGAGCAATTACAGCATTTTTGTCTCCCCAAAACTTTATCCTTTAATCTATCAACATTTTCTGGTCAAAAAAGTTCCAGATTCCAATCTGCTCCAGGTCATCTTTCATCCCCTCTCGGCCTGGGATCGGTTTCTAAAGCGATTGACGGATCTCGTCCTGGCTTCGATTTTGTTGTTGGTCCTTTTTCCATTTTTGGCGGTGATCGCCTTGTTGATAAAAATTGACTCACCGGGGCCGGTCTTTTATGTTCAAAAGCGCGTGGGTTTTCGCGGTAAGAAGTTTTCGCTTATAAAATTCCGGTCGATGATTAAAGATGCCGAGAAATACACCGGTCCGGTCTGGGCAGAAAAAAATGATAAAAGAATTACCCGGATGGGCAGAATAATGCGGCCGTTCCGTCTTGATGAGTTGCCCCAATTGTTCAATGTGCTTAAAGGAGATATGAGTTTCGTGGGACCTCGACCTGAACGGCCTCATTTTGTATCAAAGTTTGTAGACGAGATACCCTTCTATTCCCTGCGTCACACCGTCCATCCTGGAATCACCGGGTGGGCGCAGGTCAAATATTGTTATGACCGAACAATTGAAGATGTAAAAAAGAAATTGGCTTATGATCTTGAATACATCAACAATATTTCCATGAAGATGGATTTGAAGATTTTTTTGAAAACAATCTTTATTATACTTAAAAGACAAGGAGCTCATTGA